The Leptotrichia hongkongensis genome has a window encoding:
- a CDS encoding GTP-binding protein yields the protein MNLIIFSGPPSSGKTSVILKTVEALKSQGMSVGVVKFDCLYTDDDKLYAKAGIPVKKGISGALCPDHFFVSNIEEVVQWGNSLGLSILITESAGLCNRCSPYIKDIKGVCVIDNLSGINTPKKIGPLLKAADIVIITKGDIVSQAEREVFASRVNSVNPKAVTMHVNGLTGQGAYELSTLLYEKELEIDSVQGMELRFPMPSALCSYCLGEKRIGEKYQMGNVRKMNLQQ from the coding sequence ATGAATTTAATAATATTTTCAGGCCCACCATCATCAGGAAAAACAAGCGTTATTCTAAAAACAGTAGAGGCCTTAAAATCACAAGGAATGTCAGTTGGAGTAGTAAAATTCGACTGCCTTTACACAGATGATGACAAATTGTACGCAAAAGCAGGAATTCCAGTAAAAAAAGGAATTTCAGGAGCTTTATGTCCAGACCATTTCTTCGTATCAAATATCGAAGAAGTTGTGCAATGGGGAAACAGCCTTGGGCTTTCAATATTAATTACAGAATCAGCAGGACTTTGCAATAGATGTTCGCCATATATCAAGGACATCAAGGGAGTCTGTGTAATTGACAATTTATCAGGAATTAATACGCCTAAAAAGATTGGACCATTATTAAAAGCCGCTGATATTGTGATTATTACCAAAGGAGATATTGTTTCGCAAGCTGAACGTGAAGTTTTTGCCTCACGTGTGAACTCTGTAAATCCAAAAGCTGTAACAATGCACGTTAATGGGCTTACTGGACAGGGAGCGTATGAATTAAGTACACTTCTTTACGAAAAAGAACTGGAAATAGACAGCGTTCAAGGAATGGAACTTAGATTTCCAATGCCATCGGCACTTTGCTCTTACTGCTTAGGAGAAAAGAGAATCGGTGAAAAATACCAGATGGGTAATGTCCGAAAAATGAATTTACAGCAATAA